From Argopecten irradians isolate NY chromosome 3, Ai_NY, whole genome shotgun sequence:
CAAATGTAGCGCTTAGTTTCGACAGCAGACTACATCCTCTCAGTAGTTAGGCGTTTCGAATGTGTGTTAAAATTATTTCCACGTTGTTAATGTTCCCACAGACTGTCTATTTTTATTTACGTTTTGTGTTTTTCATTGAATCTAGCTCCGTACCTTATTTATTGACTAATGGCGGATTTGAATCAAAAACGTAACTTAATTTAGGCACAGTTCTGTCAATATCTAttctatttgtttttatataatatataggggtattttttatatatccatactatatattaaaaatgattattgaCAGAACATCAGACTCCTGTAATTTAGGTGACAGTAGGCCCTAAAAGATAGAAAAGTAAATTGTCACCGGTCCCTGCTCGTAATATGCCATTTGTTTTAGAATGCATCTGTGAATAAAATAACGTGAAtgcaatgaaaaatatatattaaaaaaaggaatagaaaaatattttacttactGCCTAAGAACTTTGTATTTTTGTCTCCCACATAAGTATTATTGTAAGTGATCAATATCcaatatttaatgataaatcaATCTTGATTGTTGGCAAGAAATTTTTATGAATCCATTTTACAAAGACAGAAGAAAATGGTGATTTCATATCATAGGTTTCGGTACAATCACCCACAACTCCGAATTATTATAATGGAAGAACATTTAAACGGGGTGACCTGTATCTCCCTAGTGTCATAGGTGTacatgtttaaatgattttagatCTGGatgttgttatattatataaaattacaggAATATGAAGGTGGACGTAATGAAAATGAAGAAAGACATGGCCAAGGAAAAGCTACATTGCCAAACGGTGACACATATGAAGGCATGTACGACTGTGGTAAAAGACACGGACAGGGAGTTTAtaggtaaatatttacatttacttgtcacttctactaaaTAAACTTACTCTCTTAGACTATAGGTAATTATAGAGGCCTGTATGGGCCTGCTCTCTTAGACTATAGATTATTATAGACCTATAGGGGACTGCTCTCTTAGATTATTATATAGGTCATTATAGAGGACTGCTCTTTTAGACTATAGATAGGTAATTATAGAGGCCTATAGGGGCCTGCTCTCTTAGACTAATGGTAATTATAGAGGCCTATAGGGGCCTGCTCTCTTAGACTAATGGTAATTATAGAGGCCTATAGGGGCCTGCTCTCTTAGACTATAGGTAATTATAGAGGCCTATAGGGGCCTGCTCTCTTAGACTATAGGTAATTATAGAGGCCTATATGGGCCTGCTCTCTTAGACTATAGGTAATTATAGAGGCCTCTGGTGTCTACTCTCTTGAACTATAAAGTCACCTGTTTGTGGCTTGTCAGTTATTTCTAGTTTAACTGAAGCTAATGTTtaaattgatcaaaatcaaaGTGGCAATTGAAAAATTTACTCTTTGGATCAAAAGTTTCCGTTAGTTTCACCAAGAAAAACAAGATGTTACTATTTAGAGTCATAAATTCACAAAAGATTGGAAAGGGTTAAAGCTGCTGAAAACTGCCTACTGTTTGGTTTATAGGTAAAATGTTTTGTCTTTTCCACAAACAGGTTTAAAAATGGTGCCAGATATATTGGTGAATACATAAAGAACAAAAAGCATGGACAAGGAACATTTATATACCCAGATGGTTCAAAATATGAAGGTAATTGCCCAGTTAAGTTTTAATTTCCATCTAACaatcaatttgataataaatggcaaaattttatgaccagcaatttcattaaattaaacattttagcTTAATAATTAATTGAAGTATAGTATGGACACCACTCTCTAGATTACTAAAATGTCCATGGAATCCCATTATGGTCATTTTTATACAGGGAAATcaatcattacatgtacatatatgtattttaacttcTGTTGACTAGTCTCATCTAAGATAAATGATTCTttgatttacaaatatttttttttaaattcctaGGTGGATGGGTAGATGACCAGAGGTGCGGTTTTGGTAAATACTATTATGTTAACGGAGATATTTATGAGGGAGACTGGCAGAACCATGTAAGACACGGACAGGGCACCTACACATACGCTGCTACAGGCACAAAATACGTTGGCCGATGGCAGAATGGCAAACGGGAAGGCCACGGCGAGCTGGTGCACACAAATCATAAATACGTTGGAGTATTCCGTGATGATAAAGTGAGtggacatattatatatatgatataaaactaTTCCCACTTTCCCAGTATTATATGTACTATACCAGTAGGTAAAGTTAATGATAATCAACTTGTATAATGGGCTAATAAAATTGCTGATCAATCtacaatatcaaaattgttCTATGCAGAATCTAGTAGAAATTATTACTCATTAGAATAAATAGGAATTTACTATTTAATATGATAGAAACATCATTTGAGTTTAATTAGTCCAACTTTTCGGTGGCTTTAAACAGTCTTACGTATaaaacatgacatcacaatcacccGAAGGTTAGGTAAGAGGTcactaatgtacatgtatacatacatacatttaaaaggaagaaaattaaaaatcatcGATGTTAATCAACAAAACTTGTAAACGTGTAAATTGATTATGTTTCAGCCAATGGGAAAAGGAAAATATGTGTTTGATATTGGATGTGAACAGCATGGAGAATACATTCCAGTAGAACAGGTAAGTACTGACCATCAAAGGATAATAAAGGTCGTCATATACAGgtcaaataaatgaaataatcagtATTCAGGAGTTTCAATAATAGGCGGTACCACCTGATTTGGTTttaagatatacattaaacgatTTGAATAatgttactgtacaatacattgtggttgactgtattCTTCAAAGGAATTCTCTGTATGCCTGTGATTTTGTGATTAATCAGTTGTtcctcctgaactgccttcaggtTTACAACATATTCccggggtggatataacaacagtgatagtaaccactggaatattgaggatacATCTGGcaatatacagaaaatgatgtatCTACTTTGTAATTTAGTAATACTTTTTAGCATGAAAAGATAAAGATGATATCCTGTACCAGTcaataatattgattataaattTGTTGATTGATAAGTCTGTACACTGTGTTAAAAATTGCTGAAATATTGGTGTGAACTTGTAATTATAGGAGAAGGAAGATAAGGGAGCAGAAGATGAAGAGGCATCAGCAAACATAATTCCTAAGTGGAAGGCTGGCCAGGTGACGGCTATTCATCTACAGACAGAGGAGGAAGACGAGGAGGCTGCCAAGGAGGAGGCCTCAAATCAAGGTGAGGAGGCTATCCTGGTGAACTGTATGATGATAAGTCAAGTGTATTctgtatttcattttacagagttatctgcccttactagcaggtattgattgtgatgtcatgtagTTGCGAGTGTGACTTCAttcttttcagagaaaatgatgtaaaatttCGCTCATaagataatgacgtcacaatgactTTGTACCTATCCACAAGGGTGGTAattctgtaatgtgcaaagatAGAATATACTCATGGATACATCACATAGACTTTGTTTTGGttaattaaaaaacatataaatatataaagagtTCTAGCAGAATTATTCTTATGATTATAAATTTGAACAAGAAAAGGTAGATCTAGAGAAATGAAGGAGGAAACTACTTTggataatgaaataaatacaaagtatttaattgaaaaaaattgatttgatGTTACTCATTATAAACATTTGTCTGACAACATTGCCTGAATTAATTTAGTGATGTTTAATTTGGGGAAGACAGCTCCTTGGATAATTGATTACATCAGATAGGAAACCCATCTTCTTGGATATGTGTTTTTTCTGTGGATATTTGAAGCCATCTCCTTGTGTTTTTCCAGGCTAAAATCTAACATGACATCACTAACCCATCCTATCACGTTCAGGTAAAGAGGAATGATCGCTCAATGGTCACAGTCAGTGA
This genomic window contains:
- the LOC138317776 gene encoding radial spoke head 1 homolog; translation: MSDIGSEEMEEDQGPYLGEYEGGRNENEERHGQGKATLPNGDTYEGMYDCGKRHGQGVYRFKNGARYIGEYIKNKKHGQGTFIYPDGSKYEGGWVDDQRCGFGKYYYVNGDIYEGDWQNHVRHGQGTYTYAATGTKYVGRWQNGKREGHGELVHTNHKYVGVFRDDKPMGKGKYVFDIGCEQHGEYIPVEQEKEDKGAEDEEASANIIPKWKAGQVTAIHLQTEEEDEEAAKEEASNQEQPAEATEGEAQQQEATEGGQQEETKPEEAQQEGEAEGEAKPEGEEVKEETPAETQEATEAPEAPTEGEATEQVSEEAAQQEEAPTEQTEQEASAE